The DNA window TGACGCGTTTTGGCATTAACATGATTATTTTCCTCCTTCCTCAGCTTTTTTCTTTGTCGGAAGGACTTCCCCACGATAAATCCATACTTTGACGCCGATTTTTCCGTACGTGGTATCCGCTTCTGCCGTTGCATAGTCGATGTCAGCGCGCAACGTATGGAGTGGAACTGTCCCCTCGCTGTAATGTTCCGAACGAGCGATATCGGCACCGCCTAAACGGCCGGAAACCATCGTTTTAATCCCTTTTGCCCCAGCGCGCATCGCCCGTTGAATGGCTTGTTTTTGCGCCCGGCGGAACGAAACGCGGTTTTCCAACTGGCGAGCGATATTTTCAGCAACGAGTTTCGCGTCCAAATCCGGCTTTTTAATTTCGACGATGTTAATATGGACACGTTTGCCAGTCAATTGCGCGAGCGCTTTGCGGAGCGCTTCAACTTCCGAACCGCCTTTCCCGATGACCATGCCCGGTTTGGCTGTATGGATCGTTACGTTGACGCGGTTGGCTGCACGTTCAATCTCCACGCGGGAGACGGCCGCGTCTTGCAGGCGTTTGTTAATGTATTCGCGGACTTTTAAGTCCTCGTGCAACAGATCTGCATAGTCTTTTTCCGCATACCATCTCGATTCCCAGTCACGAATGATGCCGATGCGCAGACCGATCGGGTTGACCTTTTGACCCACGGATTATCCCTCCTTCTTTTCTGAAACGACGATTGTAATGTGGCTTGTGCGTTTATTAATGGCGCTTGCCCGTCCCATCGCGCGCGGACGGAAACGTTTCAGCGTCGGGCCTTCGTCTACGTACGCTTGAGAAACAACTAAGTTGTTGATGTCCATGTCATAGTTATGTTCAGCGTTGGCAACAGCCGATTTCAACACTTTCTCGATGATCGGGGAAGCGGCTTTCGGCGTGTGACGCAAAATGGCGAACGCTTCACCGACTTCTTTCCCGCGGATCAAATCAATGACTAAGCGCGCTTTACGAGGAGCGATGCGAACGGTTCTCGCAACAGCTTTAGCTTGCATATTCAGAACCTCCTCTCATTACCGTTTTGTTTTCTTGTCATCGCCGGCATGGCCGCGGAACGTGCGCGTCGGCGCAAATTCACCAAGTTTATGTCCGACCATGTCCTCTGTAATGTAGACCGGTACATGTTTGCGGCCGTCATATACGGCGATCGTATGGCCGACAAACTGCGGGAAGATCGTCGAACGGCGAGACCATGTTTTGATCACTTGTTTTTGCCCAGTTTCATTGAGCTTTTCAATTTTTTTCATCAAATGTTCATCGCAAAATGGACCTTTTTTCAAGCTGCGACCCATAAGTGAACCTCCCTTCTTAATTGCGCTCGTTCATTACTTCTTGCGGCGACGGACGATGAATTTATCCGATTTGTTTTTCTTTTTGCGCGTTTTGTATCCGAGCGTCGGTTTGCCCCATGGCGTCATCGGCGATTTGCGTCCGATCGGTGCTTTCCCTTCACCACCACCGTGCGGGTGATCAACCGGGTTCATAACCGAACCGCGAACTGTCGGGCGGATGCCTAACCAGCGAGCGCGCCCTGCTTTCCCGATGTTGACAAGTTCGTGTTGCTCGTTGCCTACTTCACCGACTGTGGCACGGCATTTGCCTAAAATCATGCGCACTTCGCCAGAAGCTAAACGAATGATAACGTATTTACCCTCTTTCCCGAGCACTTGCGCCGATGTGCCGGCTGCACGCACCAATTGACCGCCACGGCCTGGTTTCAGCTCGATGTTGTGGACGAGCGTACCGACCGGAATGTTCTCAAGCGGCAGCGCATTGCCAACTTTAATGTCTGCGTCCGGGCCAGACATGATTTCCA is part of the Geobacillus sp. 46C-IIa genome and encodes:
- the rpsC gene encoding 30S ribosomal protein S3; the protein is MGQKVNPIGLRIGIIRDWESRWYAEKDYADLLHEDLKVREYINKRLQDAAVSRVEIERAANRVNVTIHTAKPGMVIGKGGSEVEALRKALAQLTGKRVHINIVEIKKPDLDAKLVAENIARQLENRVSFRRAQKQAIQRAMRAGAKGIKTMVSGRLGGADIARSEHYSEGTVPLHTLRADIDYATAEADTTYGKIGVKVWIYRGEVLPTKKKAEEGGK
- the rplV gene encoding 50S ribosomal protein L22 gives rise to the protein MQAKAVARTVRIAPRKARLVIDLIRGKEVGEAFAILRHTPKAASPIIEKVLKSAVANAEHNYDMDINNLVVSQAYVDEGPTLKRFRPRAMGRASAINKRTSHITIVVSEKKEG
- the rpsS gene encoding 30S ribosomal protein S19, giving the protein MGRSLKKGPFCDEHLMKKIEKLNETGQKQVIKTWSRRSTIFPQFVGHTIAVYDGRKHVPVYITEDMVGHKLGEFAPTRTFRGHAGDDKKTKR
- the rplB gene encoding 50S ribosomal protein L2 — protein: MAIKKYKPTSNGRRGMTVLDFSEITTDQPEKSLLAPLKKKAGRNNQGKITVRHQGGGHKRQYRIIDFKRDKDGIPGRVATIEYDPNRSANIALINYADGEKRYILAPKNLKVGMEIMSGPDADIKVGNALPLENIPVGTLVHNIELKPGRGGQLVRAAGTSAQVLGKEGKYVIIRLASGEVRMILGKCRATVGEVGNEQHELVNIGKAGRARWLGIRPTVRGSVMNPVDHPHGGGEGKAPIGRKSPMTPWGKPTLGYKTRKKKNKSDKFIVRRRKK